Below is a genomic region from Estrella lausannensis.
TGCATCGACTCTCTAAGATAATTCCGCTGGATTCCCGCCTCTTTCTAGGAAACAGTTTGCCGATTAGGGAGTGGGACCTTCATGCGACCACTGCTTCCCCCCTTGAAGAAGTTTACGCGGTGCGGGGCTTAAATGGAATCGATGGCCAAATTTCTGCCTTTTTAGGACTTCTCCATCCCCAAAAGAAAAATATCGCCCTCATGGGGGACCTAACCGCGCTCTATGATTTGAACGCCTTCTTTGCCTTAAAAGATTGCCACGGCGCCTTCACCCTGTTTATCATCAACAACGGGGGAGGGAAGCTTTTCCGCAAACTCTTCAAGAATCCGCTGATTCAAAATAATCACGAACTTGGGTTCGCTCACTGGCCCAGAATGTTCGGTCTTAGCTATGCAAAGGTCGAGACTTCTATCATCGGCCCCGAACTTCTTCAGTATGCCGTTGTTGAAATCGTCCCGGAGCAGGATCAGTCCGATGCTTTCAATGTAGAGATGAGGCCATGATCCGGTTGATCGCTCTGCACGGGTTTTTAGGCAGAGGCAGCGACTTTCACTTTCTTAAGGGGAAGTTGCCGCCCTCTCTTGATTTGGCCGCCCCTTCCTTTTTTTCTCCTGGCGAGTGCGCTAAGTGGCAGCATCCACTGGATTCGATGGGAGAGGTGCTAAACAATTATATCGGGGAGCTTTGGCCGGGGGAGAAGCCCGTGCTGCTTGGCTATTCCATGGGAGGCAGGCTCGGCCTGCAAGCTCTCAAAAGGAAAGAATCATCGTTCCGGGCAGCCATTTTTGTGTCGACCCACTTTGGCTTAACAGACAGAGAGCAGCGTCTTGCAAGGATCGAAGAGGACTCGAAACTCTCTGCCCGGATGGAGATCGAGTCATTTTCAAAATTCTGTGATGAATGGGACAGGCGACCGCTCTTTGAAGGCGCGCCCAAAGTTTTGCGCAGAGAGTCTCAGTTCGACAAGTCGGCGCTGTCTTTTGCCTTAAATGAGTGGAGTTTGGGAAAGCAGGAATATTTCAAAGCTATGGTGGAAAAGCTAGATATCCCTATTCTTGTGATTTCGGGGGAAAATGACCTTACCTTTCGCGACATGGCTCTTTCGCTCAAGTTGAAAAATCCGCATTCCCTGACCTTTATTGCCAAAGAAACGAACCATCGCGTACCATGGCAATCTAAAGAATTATTTATCAGTGCGGTCAATCACTTCATCAACAAACTGTAATTTGCGAGGCTCTCATGACAGTGGAAACAAAAACAGAAATTTGGCATCCGATTAAAGTATATCAGGATATTAAGTACGAAGAAACCGGAGACGGAATCGCCAAAATCACCATTAACCGTCCCCATGTGCGCAATGCCTTCCGCCCGGAGACAGTCATCGAGATGCAAGACGCATTCAACCATGCCAGGGAGTCCGCATCTATCGGGGTTATCATCTTGACTGGCGAGGGCACTGAAGCGTTTTGCTCGGGCGGCGATCAGAAGATTCGCGGGGATAAAGGATACGTTGGATCAGATGGCATACCGCGTCTGAATGTGCTCGACTTGCAAAAGCAGATCCGCTCCATCCCGAAACCCGTCATTGCCCAAGTTGCCGGTTATGCGATCGGCGGCGGTCATGTGCTGCACGTGGTGTGCGATTTATCCATCGCCGCAGAGAACGCTATTTTCGGACAGGTAGGTCCTAAGGTGGGCTCTTTTGACGGAGGACTCGGATCTAGCTACCTTGCCCGTATCGTCGGCCAGAAGAAGGCGCGTGAAATTTGGTATCTGTGCCGTCAATATAACGCTCAGGAAGCTTTGGAGATGGGGCTCGTCAATAAAGTGGTTCCCGTCGAGCAGTTGGAGGAGGAGACTTTGGAGTGGTGCCGAGAAATTCTTAAGCACTCGCCGCTCGCCCTAAGATGCCTCAAAGCAAGCTTGAACGCCGACTGCGATGGGCAGATGGGACTTCTGGATTTGGCAGGAAACGCCACGTTGCTCTATTACATGACGGAAGAGGCCAAAGAAGGGAAAAATGCTTTCCTGGAAAAGAGAAAACCCAATTTTTCCAAATTTAAAAGGCTTCCCTGAAGGAGAGCACGATGTCATACGGCCAACCCGCCTCTCTTGCTAAGAGAGGCGCCTACTTTTTCATGGCGATCCGTCCGAAGACGCTGACGGCTTCGATTGCACCGGTTTTAGTGGCTATCGCTTACGTATATGCCGCTTCAAGTCAGTTCAGCGTGCCGATCCTCATTTCAGCGCTAAGCACCTTCTTGTCGCTGCAGATAGCGGTTAACTTGTTCAACGACGCTTTAGACTTCAAAAAAGGGGCGGATACCAAAGACCGCCTGGGACCTTGCCGAGTGACCCAGTCCGGACTTTTTTCTCCTGGGACCGTAATGCTTTTGGGAACCCTCTTTATCGTTTTGTCTTTTCTGACGGCGATCCCTCTATATCTGAAAGGAGGGTGGCCCATTTTCCTGATATCTTGCCTTTCTGCTCTGGCAGCTTATGTCTACACGGGCGGCCCCTTTCCTTTGGCCTACCACGGCCTTGGCGAACTTTTCGTGCTGATTTTTTTTGGACCAGTCAGCGTTGTCTCCATAGCCTATGTAGAACTGGGAGAGTTTTCTCCGGAGGCGCTTCTTGCCGGGCTGCAGGTAGGACTTTTAGCTACAGTGATGATCGCCATCAATAATTTACGGGATATCGAGCAGGACAAAATAGCCGATAAAAAAACCCTCGCTACTCGCCTGGGAATGAAGGCATCAAGAGCGCTCATTGCCCTTTATTTATTTTTACCCTTTGCCCTGGGTTTTTTTTGGCCCTCTTTCGGCTATAACATCGCCTTTTATCTACCCCTGACGCTTCTGCCTTTTTCTATCACGCTCATCAGAGCGATATATCGCACAGCGCCCTCTACAGAGTACAACGGCTATCTTGCCCGTGCAGCGCTGATTCACCTCCTTTTTGGAGTGTATTTATCCATCGGCTTATTGGTGTATTTTTATGTTTAAGATCTTGGCACACCCCTATTCCCTACGCTTAAAGAACATCCGCTCAAGCAGACTGCTGAATCATAAAAGAGAGGGAGCGCTCTTGCGATTCTCCTTTCCGGACGGTTCTAGCGGCTATAGTGATCTGCACCCTTGGGAGGAGTTCGGCGATCTCTCGCTTGATCAGGAGATTGAACTGCTCAAGAGCGGACGTCCGACAGCACTCGGCTTCCGTGCTCTTCAGCTTGCCGCAAAAGACGCAGAATTCAGAAGGCAAGGCGTCAACGCACTCGAGGGCCTTACCGTACCGAAGAGCCACTTCCTTTTGTCGGGAGACGAACACAAGGACCACAAACTTCTGGAAACTATCGCAAATTCAGGATTTGACACCCTTAAAATCAAGGCCGGAAGCGCCCTTGACTTTCTGGATGAGTTGGTCGGGGCACTTAAACACCATCCGTTTAAAATCCGTATCGATTTCAATGAACGTTTAGATGCTGGCTCCCTTCCCGATGCCCTCAATCGCTTAAAACCTCTTGAAGAGAAGATCGATTTTCTGGAGGATCCGACCCGCTTTGACCGCGAGATGTGGATAAAAGCCATGGAGCGCTCGCGTATTCCTTTTGCCAAAGACATGCGCCTCGAAGAGGCCTTTAGTGACAAATCGATTCCTATCTTAGTCATGAAGCCGGCCAAGCAAAATGAAGAGATGTTTTTGCAAGAGATGCATCCGGAGCAAAAAGTTGTGGTAACCAGCTACCTTGGCCACCCCTTGGGGCAAGTTCAGGCAGCTTATGTCGCAGGGGTAATGCAAAAGAGCATTCCGCTTGAGACCGCAGGGCTTAAATCCCATCACCAATATGAGACGGATGCTTTTTCAGAGAGGCTCGGCCCCCTTTCACCGCACTTCCAAGCACCGGCAGGCACTGGATGGGGATTCGATGACTTGCTCCCAAAACTTTCCTGGAGCTAGCGATGCAGCATCTTTTCCAGGAAGATAAAGCGCCGGTTCTCATCAACCCGGCCCTTCCTCGAGAACGCATCTCTTGTATTCAGGAACTTTTGTGGAAACACCCCTTTGCAACACCTCATCTTTGGATCGCCTCGTCGGGAAGTTTTGCCAAAGAAGGCACGAGTAAGTGGGTGGCCCTTTCCAGAGAGGCACTCTCTCTGTCTGCGGCGGCCGTGAACCAACACCTGCAGGCATCTGCCAACGATATATGGCTCAATCCTTTGCCTCTCTTTCATGTGGGAGGCCTTGGGATTGAGATACGAGCTCTGCTCACCAACTCGAAAGTGGTTCAGTTCAGACCAAGTGAAGAACGCTGGTCTCCGGCTCAATATTATCAGACGTTGTGCGAGACTAAAGCCACCCTGACTTCGCTAGTACCCACCCAACTCTATGATCTTGTCGTCATGGGGTTTACCTCGCCTCGCTATCTAAGGGCGGTGGTGATTGGCGGAGGGGCACTTGAAGAGTCTCTTTATCGGAGAGCTCGCGCGCTCGGGTGGCGCATTTTGCCGAGTTACGGTATGACTGAAGCTGCCTCGCAGGTCGCAACAGCTTCCTTAAGCTCCCTTGAGCAAGAGGGGTATCCTCGCCTGCAAATTCTGCCCCATCTCAGCATTGCTGTCGACGAGGATAATCTACTGACACTTTCTGGAAAGTCGCTTTTTTCCCTTTATGGAATGGTTGAAGGGGATTCCGTACGTTTTGTCGATCCGAAAGTTGCGGGGAGCTTCATCACAAAAGATCGGGGAGTCATTGATCGGGATGGACTCAAAATCCTTGGTCGGGCAGATGATATCGTGAAGATTGTGGGAGAAAACGTTGATATTTCAGCGCTGCAGCGGCTGATTGACCAGTTGAAGCTCTCCAAAGGGGTGCATGGAGACTGCTATGTGGTGCCTAAAAGTGATTCCAGAAGAGGGAGTAAGCTTGTGCTCGTTTTGTCTCAGGAGTTGCCAGAAGAAGACATTGATAACCTCCTGAAAGAGTATAATCTTTCCGTGTTTCCCTATGAGCGTATCGAGGAGAAGTTAATACTTCCCTCCCTTCCGAAAACGTCTCTTGGCAAGCTAGAGAGAAATAAATTGCCCCTTAGTTGAAATCGCATGATTTGTTTTCTGTAATCGGCTGTAAACAGAAAGTGCCTCAAAATTTGGTTTTTGCCGGCGAGAATGCTTTCGGGATTGAGCCATTCTCAAAGTCAAAAGATCAAATTTTGAGGCACTTTTGGCAAGGTGCAAATGATCAGTCTCAAGACGGGCTTTTAGTACCTACGATAATGCTAGCGATCCCTAAGCTGGCAGGGATGGTGCGCACATTGACAAACCCGGTTTCAATGAGCATCCGCTCTAGCGCGGAGGCAGTTTGAAATTGCTTGATGCTTTTGTTTAAGTATTGGTAAGCCTCTTTATCTTGAGTGACGAGCGATCCAATCATCGGGACAAAGGTTTTCAGGTAGAGGGAGTGAAAAAAGCCAACCAAAGGGTTTTTGGGCCTGGTCAGCTCCAGGATGCCCAAGGTTCCCCCGGGGACAAGTACACGGTGGGCCTCTTGAACACATTTCAGTGGGTTTTGGATGTTGCGGATACCATAGGCCACCGACACATTGGAAAAGGATCCTTCGTTGAAAGGCAGAAGAGTCGCGTCCCCCTCAACATAGGAAAAGACTGCTTCCTTGAAAGCTTCCGATTGCGCCTTCTCCTTGGCGACATCCAGCATAGGGGCGCAAAAATCAAGCAAGGTGACATCCGCTCCCTTGCTCTGGTGGGCAAATTCGATGGCGATATCTCCTGTTCCGGCGCAAAGATCAAGTATCTTGGAGGGGGGAGTGCCATTTAAAATTTCCCTGACGAGAGTGCGGTTCCACAATCTGTGCAAATTGAATGAAAGGGCTTTGTTGCAAAGATCGTAGCGTGCTGCGATTTTCCCAAACATTTCCTGAATAGTTTCAGGGGCAGATTTAGTGTAGGTCATTTTTGCTCCTTTTCATCCTTGTCGCAGAGAGAGCAGCTCCTCTTTGTACCGCAGCTTCCGTCTTTGTCCTGATGTGGATTTCGTCCGCAGGAACCCAGTCTGATTTTGTTTTTTCCTGTGACGAGATATCCTATTCCAATGAGGGCAAGTGCTATAGATACTATGACGAAGGCTAAAGCCACTGTTGTCAGGATGTTTTCCAAGGTAAGCGCTCCTCCATCTTTGTCCCCATCGTAGATGGGGGGTTGTTGCATTAATTTAGTGATCGCATCACAATAAAGCAAGAGCATTAAAGGGTTCATTAGCTATGAATGAAGCGCAAGAGAATCTATCTGTCGAGTCGTTCCTGATACTGCTCGCCCTAGTTTTTTTTACAGCTGTTTTCGCAAAAAGGATAGGCTATTACAGCTACCCTGAAAAATCCGTTCGATCGACTCCTTTTGTGTCTGTTTTTCAGTTTCTGATCGCATTCATACTCTTTTTCTCAGTCACGCTGGCAGCCTCTTTGTCAGGAGGTGCGATCATTCAAAAAACCGCACATTTGCTTCACATTCCCTTGGATGGGTATGCAATCCGTCTATTGAACGGTCTCCTGATGGTTTATGGAGTTACGTTAGCCCTATTTCTCTTCGCAAGAAGAAATCTGTTTCCCAAGCAGTCATTCTTCTCACCTGCAGTGATGGTAAAGGGAGCGCTATCGTGGTTCATCGCGTATCCGCAGATGCTATTGATCACCATTGGTTTGAACTATCTCCTGATGGAGCTTTTCCACCTCGAACCGGAGGAACAAACCAGTGTTTTGGAGTTGAAGGGAGCCAAGAGCCACCCGCCTCTTTTTTTTCTGATGATGTTTACCATCACTTTGATCGTACCGGTCTGCGAAGAGATATTGTTCCGCGGGTACCTTCAGAATTTTTTAAGGCGCTTTCTTCCCCGATTTCCTGCGATAGCTATCACATCGCTTGTGTTTGCTCTGTTTCACTTTTCCGGAAGCCAAAGTGCAGGCAACTTCGTGATACTGCCTTCCCTCTTCTTCTTTTCTCTCTATCTCGGATTTGTCTACGAAAAATGGGGGTCGCTTTCCGCTTCCTACGGCCTTCACGCCTTCTTCAATGGCGTCAGCTCCCTGATGATCGGCTCCAGTACTTGACAGACCGATAAATCCCTGAACGAAAAATTCGACTTTGGCAGCTCAGGGCCAGTATTGCTTCTTAAACCAAATTTTGAATTCACTGCGATATATCCTCTTTCAGCTAGCCTCTAAATAGACAGGCTGATAAGATGAAAAAATGATTATAAATCTCTTTTCATACAGAGACGCATGGTCCTCCAGTTGATGTCATACAAAATTTCAGCTTCTGGACTTTCCGATGTCGGCTTAGTCCGTGAGAATAATGAAGATATCTGGGCTGAGCTCCCAGAAGAGAAGTTCTATGTTCTTGCCGACGGAATGGGAGGTCACCAAGCAGGGGAGATCGCTTCGCAGGAAGCGGTATTCAACTTCCTTGAAATCATCCGCAAAGTCCTGACCTCCTCATCACGAAAGCTCAGTCTTAAAGAAATGAAAGACGCGATCAAAGAGAGCATCGAAGAGGTCAATAAAACCATTTACGAGATGGGCAGATCCGATCAGCAGCTCGGAGGAATGGGAACGACTTTTTGTTGCGTCCATTTCCACCCGGAGGCGGTGATTTACGCCCATGTAGGCGATAGCAGAATATATCACTTCGGCAAGGAAGGGCTGCAGCAGCTCACCAAAGATCATTCGCTCATGAGTGAACTGGTGGAGTTGGGCTATCTGAGCGAGCCGGAAGCTAAGGAATTCCTCTATAAGAACATCCTCACCCGAGCCATTGGCACCGAATCGAGTATCGTGCCGGCTGTCGGTTCTCGCGAAGTACAGGCGGATGATATTTTCATCATGTGCTCCGACGGTCTTTCCGATCTGGTATCCATTCAGGAGATAGAAGCGATCATTAGAGAGAGCCCAACAATCGATGATTGTGCGCAGGCTCTAGTTTCTGAGGCCAAAAGAAAAGGCGGTTATGATAATATAACTGTCGTTCTTCTTAAGGTTTTAGACGATGACAGCACAAAAAGGAATTTATCTAGATAACAACGCGTCGACAGAGATCGATCCCGCGGTTAAGCAAGCTTACTTTGATGCGATCGAGAAGTCGCTTGGCAACCCCTCCAGCATGCACTATGCCGGTCAGTCTCAAAAAAAGCTTTTGTCTGAGGCGCGCTACACAATTGCTTCCTATCTTGGCGTTAAACCGACAGAGATCTATTTCACCTCAGGCGCTACCGAATCAGTAAATATGATTTTGCGGGGAATTGCCGAAGTCCACCCAGGCTGCCATATCGTTTCTTCGAGCGTTGAGCACGCCTGTGTGATCAACACGCTGTCCCATCTTGAAAAAAAAGGGACACAAGTCACTTATATCCATCCCGGACTTTTTGGTGCGGCAACGAAAGAGCAGGTGGAATCGGCCCTGACAAAGGACACAAAATTGATCGCCTTAATGGCTATCAATAATGAAACCGGTGTCAAAACAGATATTGAAGCAATTGCCGAATTGGCCAAAAAGAGGGGGATTCCCTTCTTTGTCGATGGGGCGGCGCTGCTTGGTAAAGAGCGTTTTTCAATTCCCGCAGGTGTTACTGCCATGAGTTTTAGTGGTCATAAGTTACATGCCCCTAAGGGGATAGGGTTTTCCTTCGTCAGGAAAGGGCTTCGGTTTGCCTCGCAAATGACGGGAGGGGAACAGGAGTTTGGCAAACGGGGGGGGACAGAGAACACCCCGGCAATCGTAGCTCTTGCGAAAGCGGTCCAAATGTTGGAGCCGATTTTGGAGGGGGCCGAGATGCGGATGCGGGAGCTTCGCGACCTCTTTGAAGTGCTGCTTCTTCAGCAACTGCCAAATCTCTCGATCAATGGGCAAGGGGAGCGGGTTGCTAATACCTCGAATATTGCATTTCCAGGGATTGAGGGGGAGACGCTTCTCTCTACTCTCAGCTTACGGGGTGTTGCTGCAAGCCACGGGTCCGCTTGCGCTTCAGGCGCTTTAGAGCCGTCGCGCATCTTGCTTAACATGGGTATCGACCCACGCCTTGCCGCCTCATCGCTACGCTTTTCTCTTTCACGATTCACCACCCGGGAAGAGATAGAAGCGGCGGCGGAGATCATCGTCTCTTCTGTAAAACGTCCTTGAAAGACGGATACTTACTAGAGACTTCTCATAAGAGCGACTTAGAATTTGTGGACGCGCCCTAGTATCTTTTGAATGGCTCCATCGTCATCTTCGTCGTATATATCTCCTACAATTTCCTCGAATATAGCCTCCATGGTGATTATTCCTGATTCGGAAGAGGCATTATAGACAATAGCCATATGGGCTTTTTTTTCTTGCAGATGGCGTAGCGCTGTTAAAATAAGGGTAGTTTCCTGCACGTGGATTGCCTGCCTGCATAAAGAGATCCAATCGGTGTGGCCTGTTTTTTGAAAGGCCAGAAATTCTTTCGAATTTAAAATTCCTATAACTTTTCCTTCTTTAACGATTGGGAGTCTTGTGTGTCCTGACGCAATGACTGTTTTTTCGACTTCTTCTAAAGAGTTTTTTACATCAATAAAGACAACATCTTTCCATTTTACAAATATTTCCTTGACCGTCGTTCGCTCAATTTTCACCATATTCAGAATATATTGTTTATTTAATGGTGATAAGTCGCCTTCTAACTGGCCAATATTTAACTCCGTGTCCTCAGAATCCAAGTATTCTTTGGGAAATAGGCCTACTACCTTTTTAGTGGACCATTCAAAAACAGTCACAACGGGATGGATAAGACGGCTTGTAAGATTCAACCAGGGAGCTGTTAAAAAGGCTATGGAGACAGATCTTCTTAGGGCAAGGGTTTTGGGCACCAGCTCTCCTAACACAACGCTTGCGTAGGTCAGAGGAATGACGATCAGTATAATCGCCAAAATCTCAGCCATCGCCTCTCCAATCCCGAAGTGGTGAATCAGCAAGGGTGAAATACTCTCCTCGGCTCCAGCTCCTCCGACCGCCGCGGCAAAGGCCCCGACAAAAGTGATGCCGATTTGAATAGTAGACAGAGTTCGTTCCGGATTTTCCCGTAGCTGCAGCATCAGCTTGGCTTTTTCATTGCCTTGCCGAACTAATGATTTGAGAGTCGGCTTACTGACTGCGATAAAAGCTGTTTCCGACAACGCTAAAATGGCGTTAATCATTAAACATATCGTCACGACAATGAATTCAAACATTTTGTTCCGGTACTTACATGGTTTCAAAAGAGTTTATTTTGTTTGAAATATATCGATAACCGTAGTAGTGTTTACAGCTAAATATAATTAAACTCAAAGTAGAAAGTAATATATGAATGCAATCAGTATTTTCAATCCGTTCAGCGAAAAGTATCATGCGATTGAGCAATTTAGCGAACTCACTTTAGAACAAAAAATTGTAACGATTGCACTCACTTTGCTTGCGACGGTCGCTTCCCTGTTTCTTGCCACTACGGCCGTTTTTCGCTCATTGGTGAACCATTTCTACGTTGTAATAGATTCCACTAAAGAGACGAACGGGGCTTTGCCTGGGCTTTCGGCCAATTCAGATCAACCTAAGATCTTGCTAGCGATAGATACCACAAAGAAGAGGGTTCCTGCAAAAAAAATCGGTGGAAAAGAGACTGAAGTCAAAGAGAAAAAAGCACTCGGGCCGGAATTGGTCAATACCGCTGAGGCACCCGGCCAAGACGCAGAGAAGAAGGCTTCTCCTGCAGTCAAGAGAATGGTAGAAAAAACCAGACGTCGAGCCCGTTCCTTAGACTCTTCCGATTTCGTAGAAAGAGTTGCGGTGAGAAGAGCCCTTGATATGGCAGCTTTCAACACGGTCAAACCCTCCTTTTCAAAGGCAGAAGAGCTTCCTTCGATTGATCAGCCCGTACATGAGAAAGATCCGGCTGCACAGACACTCACCCTTGATGAGGATGACGCTGCGTTGATGTTAGCCAGGCTGTCGGAGTTGGCAGGTGTAGCTGGCACCTCCGAGGTCATCGAATTGGACCAGTCGTCGCTAGACTTCGTCGACAGCTTCCAAAATGAAGATCAGGATCAAATTTTAGAACAACTCAAGGGAATTGCAGAGACAACCCTTGAGCAAAAAAAGATCCTTAATCAGACAGTCCGAGAGGAGCTGGAAGTCTATTGTGATGAGGGAAGAGAGGAGGAGACCCTACCTGAATTTCCTCAAGAAGAGGCCGCAGAGGCAGACAACATTGAGACAACCTCGGATCTCTTCACCTCTATAATCGATAAAACGCAAGCGAGAAGAGATCTTGGCCTAGAGGAAGGGCATTGCAATATGGTGAATTACATCATTCGCTATATCAGGGAGTGGGTAGCGTCTGGAGACAACGAGACAAAGCACATCCGGAACACCGATCCGGTGACGTTCCGAGAGGGTGCTATCGTGAAAGCTGAAGACGATCTCTCCGCCCTGAAGGCTGTTCATTACTTTTTTCATTTTCTGAAAGAGACCTTTGGCACTCATCTTGCCGACGGTGTTTTTAAGAGATACAGCTTGTTTAATAAAAAAGCGGTTAGCCTCCAAGACATCAAGCAGGCGATGATCGCTGTCGCGTCGAGGGTCACTGAAAACGATCTGAAGATGTTGTTCGAACATGTCAGGCTCGATAAACCCGGAGCTTTGACCTCCTACCGCGCAGGTGATTTGCTGTATCAGATCAATGATAGGCTCTACCTGCAAATCAGAGGCAAAAAGACGTTCGATCAGCTTTCAACCGACGAAATCAATTTCTTGCATTCAGCCTTCCGTACGGTTTCTTTCAGTCAGTTGGGGTACGAGGGGCTGGATGTGTTGTTCCACATCAAAAAGGATTTTGTACCGCAAACAGTCTTGGATAACGCGAAAGATCCTCGGGATGTCAAGGCCAAAATAAGAGAAACAGAGATTACGGATTACGAGACTTTCCTGTTTGGCAAAGACATCGACGCTCTTATCCTGATGGAATCGTGGAAGGATCTCGATCTGACCTATCCGGAGTTGGCTATGGGTGAGTGGATCGGAAAGTCGCTGGCTTACCAAGAGCTAAAGCCGGGGCTGATCCTGCCGATGCCTATGATTGAAAATCTCGGTGCGGCTGACGTTTCGGTGCCCAAGCTTTACAAGGTTGCCAAATCGCTCCCGAGTAAAAAGGATGCTGTCATTGCGCATGTAATCGCTCCGCTGAATGAGCATCAGTCCATCTGGCCAAAAAATCCTGATTCAAGCAGCGAAGATGTGTTTTTAGCTTTCAGGGGGAGCATGGCGGGTGCGAATGTCGACAGCGGCATGACCTGGGTGCGCGATTTCCACCACCAGGGTGTCGGCAGGGTGACATACGATGCGAGGGAAGCGGAAATCCAGGCAATGGTCGAAGAGTACCTGGAGGGAACTTCGTGCAATAGCGTGACTTTACGTGTGACGGGCCACAGCTTGGGGGCTTGCGACTGTCAGAGAGGCCTTGTATCCGTTCTGGAAAAAATCGCCGCGTCAGAAGAAGGCAGCCCCTGGAGAAAGGTTAAGAGAGTGGTTCTAACCTCTTTCAACGCTCCCAAAGTCAATCCCACTGTCAATAAGAGGATGAAAGAGGCGGTGCGCACAATCAATCAAAAAGCGATCGATGTAGCAGTCGATGTAAAGCACCTTCGCTTTTATGACAAGAGCCACGAGGATCATGTTCAATGGGGTGGAGATATCTTGCTCGGGGCCGATTATCACGGAGGAACGGGAGAAGAGGTCTTTAAACACGCGCACAATGTCACCAGAACGATTGTTAAAGTTTTGATGGATGAAGACAAGGGCTTGAGTGGCGAGGGGGTGCTTGCGCGTCATGGAAACCGCACTTTCAACAAGGCTATTTGCAATGTGCCCTTCAGAATTGAAACTCTCTCAGGTGAGATAGAGACCGAAAGGCTGGCTATGGAAAAGGAGATGGCGGGTAACTATTACTGGAACGAGGACGAGATGACTGAAGGCCAAAAAATCATTGGCAACATCACTTGGTATGCAAGCTGGTTTGGCCTAAGGCAGCCCGGCAAGGTTCTGAGAGCAGTCCTGATCAACGCTCCGCATCAGGTCGCATTGAAAATGAACAGGTATCAAAACGGTTCGATATACGAGATGCTTGATCAGGCCAGAAATAGCTGACGCCTTAGAGACTGCCTTTAAATTAAAATCGTGAGATGTGTGTGGGCAGTCTCTAATTACAGGCTTGCTGCCGAGATCAGTTCCGTGAGCCGCTACTCAGGTTTGGTGGAGACGGATACGGTTTTGATCCCCATCATCGAAGTCTCTTTTACCGTCAGATCCGCGCCTGCAAGAGAGACACTGTCTCCCTTTTCAGGGGGGTGAGAGAGGTTCTCGGCGATCAGATCGCCCAAGGTGTCTTTTTCGTTATCGGACAATCGAATGTGGAACTTGCTGAAAAATTCACCGGTCGTCATGTCGGCAGGAATTGTTTTATCTTTCAAT
It encodes:
- a CDS encoding cysteine desulfurase family protein — its product is MTAQKGIYLDNNASTEIDPAVKQAYFDAIEKSLGNPSSMHYAGQSQKKLLSEARYTIASYLGVKPTEIYFTSGATESVNMILRGIAEVHPGCHIVSSSVEHACVINTLSHLEKKGTQVTYIHPGLFGAATKEQVESALTKDTKLIALMAINNETGVKTDIEAIAELAKKRGIPFFVDGAALLGKERFSIPAGVTAMSFSGHKLHAPKGIGFSFVRKGLRFASQMTGGEQEFGKRGGTENTPAIVALAKAVQMLEPILEGAEMRMRELRDLFEVLLLQQLPNLSINGQGERVANTSNIAFPGIEGETLLSTLSLRGVAASHGSACASGALEPSRILLNMGIDPRLAASSLRFSLSRFTTREEIEAAAEIIVSSVKRP
- a CDS encoding hemolysin family protein — translated: MFEFIVVTICLMINAILALSETAFIAVSKPTLKSLVRQGNEKAKLMLQLRENPERTLSTIQIGITFVGAFAAAVGGAGAEESISPLLIHHFGIGEAMAEILAIILIVIPLTYASVVLGELVPKTLALRRSVSIAFLTAPWLNLTSRLIHPVVTVFEWSTKKVVGLFPKEYLDSEDTELNIGQLEGDLSPLNKQYILNMVKIERTTVKEIFVKWKDVVFIDVKNSLEEVEKTVIASGHTRLPIVKEGKVIGILNSKEFLAFQKTGHTDWISLCRQAIHVQETTLILTALRHLQEKKAHMAIVYNASSESGIITMEAIFEEIVGDIYDEDDDGAIQKILGRVHKF
- a CDS encoding Stp1/IreP family PP2C-type Ser/Thr phosphatase, which encodes MVLQLMSYKISASGLSDVGLVRENNEDIWAELPEEKFYVLADGMGGHQAGEIASQEAVFNFLEIIRKVLTSSSRKLSLKEMKDAIKESIEEVNKTIYEMGRSDQQLGGMGTTFCCVHFHPEAVIYAHVGDSRIYHFGKEGLQQLTKDHSLMSELVELGYLSEPEAKEFLYKNILTRAIGTESSIVPAVGSREVQADDIFIMCSDGLSDLVSIQEIEAIIRESPTIDDCAQALVSEAKRKGGYDNITVVLLKVLDDDSTKRNLSR